A window of Prionailurus bengalensis isolate Pbe53 chromosome E1, Fcat_Pben_1.1_paternal_pri, whole genome shotgun sequence genomic DNA:
AGGCCCCAAAGCTGTTGCTGTAGCCGCCACCGCCACCAGTGGGCAGGGCCCCTGCCTTGGGTAGATCCCAGAgggatgggaggggtggggagcagggagacaAGGAGGGGGCTCTCCCAGGGAAGTCCCCTTCCTGTCCTCCAGAGTTCTGCTTCAGGAGCTTCTTGTATTTGGAGCGTTTGTTCTGAAACCAGATCTTTACCtttggggagaagaggggaaaggatGGAAGGTGAGGAGAAGAATGCGTGTGGAAGGGTGAGATCCAGGGAAAGGGACCCAGCAGTGGCGCGCAGGCCCCTTGGGAACGTGCCAGGAGAACTGTGACAACGAGGCTAGGGGGCTCCTCAGCCTttcaaccctccccccaccccggaagGGGTGAGTTCCCAGAGACCACATCAGGGGAAGGCTAGCTGCAGGAAGGATGGGGCCGGCCTCACCTGGGTCTGGGTGAGGCCGAGCTGCGCGGCCAGCTGGGCCCTTTCGGGCAGCGCCAGGTACTGCGTGTGCTGGAAACGCTGGTTCAAGTGCTGCAGCTGCAGGCTCGAGTAGATGGTCCTCGGTTTGCGGAGCTTCTTGGGCGGGGCCTGCGGGCGCTGCTC
This region includes:
- the DLX4 gene encoding homeobox protein DLX-4, whose product is MTSLPCSLPGRDASKAIFPDIAPVPSVVAAYPLGLSPATAVASDLPYSGPYGHLLPYSYTAPATPGDSYLPCQQPAAPSQQEPKADSEKPPLSPEPSEQRPQAPPKKLRKPRTIYSSLQLQHLNQRFQHTQYLALPERAQLAAQLGLTQTQVKIWFQNKRSKYKKLLKQNSGGQEGDFPGRAPSLSPCSPPLPSLWDLPKAGALPTGGGGGYSNSFGAWYQHHSPDVLAPPQMM